From Aspergillus fumigatus Af293 chromosome 3, whole genome shotgun sequence, a single genomic window includes:
- a CDS encoding metallophosphoesterase family protein: MVWNIALTRMKYLAYWALLYSSSPGLAIQPSAPDAIPAPIRDLQWGQLNFLHTTDTHGWLAGHLQESKRASYGADWGDYISFTTRMREKALAQGNDLLIIDTGDRVEGNGLYDASEPKGAYISDILRQQQIDLMSAGNHELYKQNTSETEFLTTVPNFRDSYLASNIDIVHPISGELVPLAPRFKKFTTEKQGIRIVAFGFLFDFSKNYNNTIVYTVEDTIKTTWFQEAIRDEEVDLFLVIGHVPVRSKEYNAVFEEIRNVNWDVPIQFFGGHYHIRDYARYDSKAYGLASGRFMETIGFLSIDGLSTSKNRLKPAQATPSFNRRYIDNNLYSFHHHTGHDRDSFPTEHGQNISHLIQQSRDVLELDRVHGCAPRDLWMTRVKYPSQDSIYTWLEEKVLPSQVKDDSRKGKPALVIVNTGAIRFDIFKGPFTQDTTFIVSPFTSGFRYIKDIPYDKAQTVVDILNKQPQILTAPKDHTNHTPWTLAPPEQSMHMHDKIVESDDVAAHYLTDQSRLPMSTPFTPKVFPGYTTVDDGGIDGDDTVHSPISFYRVPNCIQALINPGTSADPNTVDLVYIDFIEPYVALAAKFARLDLDFARDSDVYMPFETLTDLILDWVKHNWKCEDA, from the exons ATGGTGTGGAACATTGCTCTGACCAGGATGAAGTACCTTGCTTACTGGGCTCTTCTCTATTCATCTTCACCCGGCCTAGCTATTCAGCCGTCAGCTCCAGATGCTATACCGGCGCCCATTCGCGATCTCCAATGGGGTCAGCTGAATTTCCTCCACACTACAGACACCCACggctggctggctggtcATCTACAGGA ATCGAAAAGGGCTTCCTATGGAGCAGACTGGGGAGATTATATCTCTTTCACCACCCGCATGCGGGAAAAGGCACTCGCTCAGGGCAATGATCTGCTGATAATTGACACTGGTGACAGGGTTGAAGGGAACGGTCTTTACGACGCTTCGGAACCCAAGGGCGCCTACATTTCCGACATTCTGCGTCAACAGCAGATTGATTTGATGTCAGCCGGCAATCATGAACTGTACAAGCAGAACACCTCGGAGACTGAGTTTTTGACTACTGTGCCCAATTTTCGTGATAGCTACCTGGCGTCCAACATTGACATCGTCCATCCAATTTCCGGAGAGCTCGTGCCGTTGGCTCCACGGTTTAAAAAGTTCACAACTGAGAAACAAGGCATCCGCATCGTCGCTTTTGGTTTTCTGTTTGATTTCTCCAAAAATTACAACAACACAATCGTTTATACAGTGGAGGATACAATTAAAACGACTTGGTTCCAAGAAGCCATTCgtgacgaagaagtcgatcTTTTCCTGGTGATCGGCCATGTTCCAGTTCGCTCGAAGGAATACAATGCTGTTTTCGAAGAGATCAGAAACGTTAATTGGGATGTGCCAATTCAATTTTTCGGCGGCCATTATCATATCCGCGACTATGCTCGGTACGATTCTAAAGCGTACGGGCTGGCGAGCGGCCGCTTCATGGAGACCATTGGGTTTTTGTCAATCGACGGTCTGTCCACTAGTAAGAATCGGCTCAAGCCTGCTCAAGCAACTCCCAGCTTCAACCGACGGTACATTGATAACAACCTCTACTCGTTTCACCATCACACTGGTCATGATCGGGATTCTTTTCCCACAGAGCACGGTCAAAATATATCGCATCTTATTCAGCAGTCCAGGGATGTCCTTGAACTGGATAGGGTGCACGGTTGCGCTCCTCGGGACCTCTGGATGACCCGAGTAAAGTATCCCTCTCAGGACAGTATATATACGTGGCTCGAGGAGAAAGTGCTTCCTAGTCAAGTGAAGGATGACTCTCGCAAAGGGAAGCCCGCGTTGGTCATTGTCAACACTGGAGCCATACGCTTCGACATATTTAAGGGTCCGTTTACACAAGATACGACATTCATTGTCTCGCCCTTTACGAGCGGCTTCCGGTATATCAAGGACATCCCCTACGACAAAGCGCAAACGGTAGTAGACATTTTGAACAAGCAGCCGCAAATTTTGACTGCGCCCAAGGACCACACAAACCACACACCATGGACTCTTGCGCCACCTGAGCAATCAATGCATATGCACGATAAGATTGTGGAAAGCGACGATGTGGCTGCCCATTATCTTACTGATCAGAGTCGGCTTCCAATGAGCACACCATTCACGCCTAAGGTTTTCCCTGGCTACACCACTGTAGATGATGGGGGTATAGATGGTGATGACACTGTTCATTCGCCAATATCATTCTACCGTGTTCCAAATTGCATTCAAGCTCTCATCAATCCAGGGACGTCTGCCGATCCGAACACAGTGGATCTTGTGTATATTGACTTTATCGAGCCCTACGTGGCGCTGGCCGCCAAATTTGCGAGACTTGATCTCGATTTTGCACGGGATAGTGACGTCTATATGCCCTTCGAGACTTTAACTGATCTTATCTTGGACTGGGTCAAACATAACTGGAAATGCGAAGATGCATGA